DNA from Actinoplanes sp. SE50/110:
CTGCCCGGTCCCGTCCTTGGCCCCCGGCACCAGGCTGATCCCGTCGAACCGGCCGAGCGCGCGGTACAGCGCCGCACGCTGCGCCGGGCGCAGCCAGTAACTGTCACTCAGCGACCAGATCTCCTTGGCCACCCCGTTGGCGTTGTACGGTGCGCCGTCGAGACCCGGGTTCCGCGCCTTCAGCCAGGCCACCATCCGCTCCGGGTCGGTGGGCAGATCCGGCAGGTAGAGGCGGGTCGGCTCACAACCGACGTCGACCGGGTCGCTCGGGTCGTAGCTCTTCCCGTTCACACACGCCGCGATGATCGTCTTCTTGCCGGACGAGGACCGCTCCTCGCCGAGGTGCCGGCCGTCGATCGAGGACCAGTAGTCGGTCCAGGTCCCGTCGGTCGCCCGCACCCGGGTGTAGAGGAACTGGTCGCCGCGGGGCACCACGTCCCGGCCCTGGCCGGCCACGGTCGCCGCGTCGTCCAGGAACTGCGCGACCGGGACCGGGGCGGCGGGGGCAGGCGGGGCGGAGGTGCTCGACGGCGTACCGGGGGCGATCGCAACGATGCCGGCGGCAGCGGCAGCGGCAGCGACCGTGCCGGTGGCGACGGCCGCCCAGCGGAGGCGCAGCTTCCGGACGTTGCGGACCGGCGGCGCGGCGGCGGTCAGTTCGGCCAGCAACCGGGCGCGAGCCGGCGCCAGGTCGGCGGCCGTGGGCAGCGGCACCTCGCGGCCCAGCTCCCCGGTCAGGGTGATCTCATCCATGGCGAACCTCCTCCTCGACGAAGGTCAATGGATTGTGGCCGCCGAGCGCGGCCTTCAATGCGGTACGCGCGCGGTGCAACCGGGAGCGCACGGTGCCCACCGGGATGTCCAGGGCAACGGCGACCTGCTCGTACGTCAATTCCTCCTGAGCGATCAGCAGGAGCACGTCGCGGTCGCCGTCGGCGAGCGTCGCCAGAGCCGCGGTCAGCGCGTCGCGCAGCGCGGCGGCGGTGACGTCCGCGGCCACCTGGTCGGCATGGCAGAAGCTGTCCGGGTCGGGGGCGACGGCGTGCCGCAGGCGCAGCGCGCGGGCCTCGTCGCGGCGATGCTGGGCGACCAGATTGGTGGCGATGCCGTAGAGCCACGGCCGGGCGTCGTGCGGACCCGGCCAGAAGGTGTCACGCCGCCGGAACGCGGTCAGGAACGTCTCGGCGACCAGGTCGTCGGCCACCTGATCGCCGAGCCGGCGGGCCAGATAGCGATGGATGTGCGGCGCGTGCCGATCGAAGAGCGCCGCGAACTCCTCCGGAGCCCGATGGGACCGGAGGATGATCGCGGCGTCATCCGGTTCGCTGACTTGCATGAACCGTCCTCCCGTTGAGTGTCGATCGTTATCCGTCACTCACCGGGAAAGGGTTCACGCGGACTCGTCCAGCCCCCGCAGGAT
Protein-coding regions in this window:
- a CDS encoding CU044_5270 family protein; amino-acid sequence: MDEITLTGELGREVPLPTAADLAPARARLLAELTAAAPPVRNVRKLRLRWAAVATGTVAAAAAAAGIVAIAPGTPSSTSAPPAPAAPVPVAQFLDDAATVAGQGRDVVPRGDQFLYTRVRATDGTWTDYWSSIDGRHLGEERSSSGKKTIIAACVNGKSYDPSDPVDVGCEPTRLYLPDLPTDPERMVAWLKARNPGLDGAPYNANGVAKEIWSLSDSYWLRPAQRAALYRALGRFDGISLVPGAKDGTGQVGTGVSWISPGDTAPRVMWVFDPKRHVLLGYQNASIDAYALVDRIGATH
- a CDS encoding RNA polymerase sigma factor encodes the protein MQVSEPDDAAIILRSHRAPEEFAALFDRHAPHIHRYLARRLGDQVADDLVAETFLTAFRRRDTFWPGPHDARPWLYGIATNLVAQHRRDEARALRLRHAVAPDPDSFCHADQVAADVTAAALRDALTAALATLADGDRDVLLLIAQEELTYEQVAVALDIPVGTVRSRLHRARTALKAALGGHNPLTFVEEEVRHG